A genomic stretch from Candidatus Baltobacteraceae bacterium includes:
- a CDS encoding gamma-glutamyltransferase family protein: protein MKRALALCLIVCLGAAVPADNAVRGVRAEGWLEQTRSPVLARNGMVATSQPLAAEAGLRILMEGGNAVDAAVATAATLNVVEPMMVGMGADVFAIIYIAKDHRYYVLNASGEAPSGATIARMNALGYHYDPKNWGPGSGMPSGGILDVTVPGSVWGWDEVLRRFGRMKFAQVLQPAIDYAQNGYPVSERIAHIWKLPNALPLRGCCTRLDPNSVRTWYIDGVPPKTGQIYRNPALAHSFRLLQKYGRDVFYRGEIARAIVATSRRLGGTMTMADLANYRGEWVKPIDTVYHGYHILELPPPTQSFAANEALNILAQCVPKVVPGQTLASLGPRSPEYWHLLVEAKKLAYADLYRYNGDPDYVSVPLARLLSTQYAASLCPKIDPNHAATIAAPGEPSGAGDTIVLSTADRWGNMVSWVNSNYDEFGSGITVPGYGFILHDRGGLFTLNPRSPNALAPHKRPFNTLMAGFIERGGRPLMTLGLMGGDMQAQGHEQIAVDIIDLGANVQQAGDMARFRQDEISDTLYLESPLYDLVGDRLRAMGHNVRSSNRAPMGGYQAIMLLSNGAYAGGSDFGKDGEAVGW, encoded by the coding sequence ATGAAACGTGCGCTTGCGCTCTGCCTGATCGTCTGCCTCGGAGCCGCCGTTCCGGCCGACAATGCCGTGCGCGGCGTTCGGGCCGAAGGCTGGCTCGAGCAGACCCGCTCGCCGGTCCTCGCTCGCAACGGGATGGTCGCGACGAGCCAGCCGCTGGCCGCGGAAGCCGGTTTGCGCATTCTGATGGAAGGCGGCAACGCGGTCGATGCCGCCGTTGCTACTGCGGCGACGCTCAACGTCGTCGAGCCGATGATGGTCGGCATGGGAGCCGACGTCTTCGCCATCATTTACATCGCGAAAGATCATCGCTATTACGTGCTCAACGCGAGCGGTGAAGCGCCTTCCGGCGCCACGATCGCGCGCATGAACGCGCTCGGCTATCATTACGATCCCAAAAACTGGGGGCCCGGTTCCGGCATGCCGTCGGGCGGCATCCTCGACGTCACCGTGCCCGGCTCGGTGTGGGGCTGGGACGAAGTGCTGCGCCGTTTCGGCAGAATGAAGTTTGCGCAGGTGCTTCAGCCGGCGATCGACTACGCCCAGAACGGCTATCCCGTTTCGGAACGTATCGCGCACATCTGGAAACTGCCCAACGCGCTGCCGTTGCGCGGCTGCTGCACGCGACTCGATCCCAATTCGGTGCGGACCTGGTACATCGACGGCGTGCCGCCGAAAACCGGGCAGATCTACCGCAATCCGGCGCTCGCGCACTCGTTCCGGCTCTTGCAGAAATACGGACGCGACGTGTTTTATCGCGGCGAGATCGCGCGCGCGATCGTCGCCACCTCGCGCAGGCTCGGCGGTACGATGACGATGGCCGATCTCGCCAACTATCGCGGCGAATGGGTGAAGCCGATCGACACGGTCTATCACGGCTACCATATCTTGGAATTGCCGCCGCCGACGCAGAGCTTTGCGGCCAATGAAGCGCTCAACATCCTCGCGCAGTGCGTTCCGAAGGTCGTACCGGGTCAAACGCTCGCCTCGCTCGGTCCGCGCAGTCCCGAGTACTGGCATCTGCTGGTCGAAGCAAAGAAGCTGGCGTACGCCGATCTCTACCGGTACAACGGCGATCCCGACTACGTCAGCGTGCCGCTCGCACGCCTGCTTTCAACGCAATATGCGGCCTCACTCTGTCCGAAGATCGATCCGAATCACGCCGCTACGATCGCGGCGCCGGGAGAACCGAGCGGCGCGGGCGATACGATCGTGCTTTCCACCGCCGATCGCTGGGGCAACATGGTCTCGTGGGTCAATAGTAATTACGACGAGTTCGGGTCGGGCATCACGGTGCCGGGCTACGGCTTCATCCTGCACGATCGCGGCGGCCTCTTCACGCTCAATCCGCGCAGCCCGAACGCGCTGGCGCCGCACAAGCGGCCATTCAACACGCTGATGGCCGGCTTCATCGAACGCGGCGGCCGGCCGCTGATGACGCTCGGATTGATGGGCGGCGATATGCAGGCGCAGGGGCACGAACAGATCGCCGTCGACATCATCGATCTCGGCGCCAACGTGCAGCAGGCGGGCGACATGGCGCGCTTTCGGCAAGACGAGATTTCCGACACGCTCTATCTCGAGTCGCCGCTCTACGATCTCGTCGGCGATCGCTTGCGCGCGATGGGACACAACGTGCGTTCGAGCAATCGCGCCCCGATGGGCGGCTATCAGGCGATCATGCTGCTCTCGAACGGGGCCTATGCCGGCGGTTCCGATTTCGGCAAGGACGGCGAAGCCGTCGGGTGGTAG
- a CDS encoding DEAD/DEAH box helicase encodes MQRMAIPPALEGHDVLASAQTGSGKSAAFGLPVLETLLRRPERTRGTRALILAPTRELAQQITEHLRALAKHTDIRIAPVYGGVGMRPQIQAFRRGTDVIVATPGRLIDLMQQGEARLDRIEILVLDEADRMIDIGFLPAVKRIITKLPNRRQTLFFSATIAGAAASLAHDLLRDPVRVNLTPTATPVETVRQSVYAVDQEKKTELLLDLLKDNNIFNAIVFTRTKARADRLAGALARHNVGAEAIHGDRSQAQRTRALDAFKKGRYRVLVATDVAARGIDIADLGHVINYDVPAEPTDYIHRIGRTARAQKAGDAITFVSYDEAGLFAQIERSMGTSIERMEHPLMDTFTGNKLKAPPQVRRRTFRRRRR; translated from the coding sequence ATTCAGCGCATGGCGATTCCGCCCGCGCTGGAAGGGCATGACGTTCTTGCCAGCGCCCAGACCGGCAGCGGCAAATCCGCCGCATTCGGCTTGCCCGTTCTCGAAACACTCCTTCGCCGGCCCGAGCGCACACGGGGAACCCGCGCGCTGATTCTGGCGCCGACGCGCGAACTCGCGCAGCAGATCACCGAACATCTTCGCGCGCTGGCAAAACACACCGATATTCGTATCGCGCCGGTCTACGGCGGCGTCGGCATGCGCCCGCAAATCCAAGCCTTCCGCCGCGGCACCGACGTCATCGTTGCCACACCGGGGCGCCTGATCGACCTCATGCAGCAGGGCGAGGCGCGGTTGGATCGCATCGAGATCTTGGTACTCGACGAAGCCGACCGCATGATCGACATCGGCTTTTTGCCGGCGGTCAAGCGGATTATCACAAAGCTGCCGAATCGCCGCCAGACGCTGTTCTTCTCGGCCACGATCGCCGGTGCGGCCGCATCGCTCGCGCACGATCTGCTGCGCGATCCCGTTCGCGTCAACCTGACCCCCACCGCAACCCCGGTCGAAACGGTCAGGCAGAGCGTCTACGCCGTCGATCAGGAAAAGAAGACCGAACTGCTTCTCGATCTGCTCAAGGACAACAACATCTTCAACGCGATCGTTTTTACGCGAACCAAAGCTCGCGCGGATCGTCTGGCCGGAGCGCTGGCCCGGCACAACGTCGGCGCCGAAGCCATCCACGGCGATCGCTCGCAAGCTCAACGGACGCGCGCCCTCGACGCATTCAAAAAAGGGCGCTACCGGGTGCTGGTCGCGACCGACGTCGCCGCGCGGGGCATCGACATCGCTGATCTCGGCCACGTCATCAACTACGACGTGCCGGCGGAACCGACCGACTACATCCACCGCATCGGGCGAACCGCCCGCGCGCAGAAGGCCGGCGACGCGATCACCTTCGTGTCGTACGATGAAGCGGGACTTTTCGCACAAATCGAGCGTAGTATGGGAACATCCATCGAACGGATGGAGCATCCCCTGATGGACACCTTTACCGGAAACAAACTCAAGGCGCCGCCGCAAGTGCGCCGTCGTACCTTTCGCCGCCGCCGCCGCTAA
- the infA gene encoding translation initiation factor IF-1, whose protein sequence is MATKEAPLEVYGSVKQVFPSTTFSVELDNGHTILAHIAGRLRRHRIKILPGDRVDVELSPYDLTKGRIVYRYRAGEARRT, encoded by the coding sequence ATCGCTACGAAGGAAGCGCCGCTGGAAGTCTACGGCAGCGTCAAGCAAGTCTTTCCGAGCACGACGTTCTCCGTCGAACTCGATAACGGCCACACGATCCTCGCGCACATCGCGGGACGTCTGCGCCGCCACCGTATCAAAATTCTTCCCGGCGACCGGGTCGACGTCGAGCTTTCGCCGTATGATTTGACCAAAGGCCGCATCGTCTACCGCTATCGAGCGGGAGAGGCGCGCCGTACGTAA
- a CDS encoding acetate uptake transporter produces the protein MQVPPKMANPAALGLAGFALTTFLLSCANAGLLPATDGVWIGFALFYGGSAQLLAGMWEFPQGNTFGATAFSSYGAFWLGTAFYVWFFAGKAASVPQDLAYLLFAWAVFTVYMTIEAVRHTALPVKLVFIVLSITFILLWLGAGFAQPGLTVAGGWTGIVTAVLAWYASWKAAHDAHPSLPV, from the coding sequence ATGCAAGTCCCCCCGAAGATGGCGAATCCGGCAGCGCTCGGACTCGCTGGGTTTGCCCTCACTACATTCTTGCTCTCGTGCGCCAACGCCGGACTGCTCCCCGCAACCGACGGCGTCTGGATCGGTTTTGCCCTGTTCTACGGCGGCTCGGCGCAATTGCTCGCCGGCATGTGGGAATTTCCCCAAGGCAATACGTTCGGCGCAACCGCGTTCAGCTCGTACGGCGCGTTTTGGCTCGGAACGGCATTCTACGTCTGGTTCTTTGCCGGTAAGGCGGCTTCGGTGCCGCAGGACCTCGCCTATCTGCTCTTCGCCTGGGCCGTTTTTACCGTCTATATGACGATAGAGGCAGTCCGCCACACGGCATTGCCGGTGAAGCTCGTCTTCATCGTTTTGTCGATCACGTTCATTCTGCTCTGGCTCGGTGCCGGTTTCGCCCAACCCGGGCTGACCGTTGCCGGCGGCTGGACCGGAATAGTAACCGCAGTTCTCGCCTGGTATGCGTCGTGGAAGGCTGCGCACGACGCGCATCCATCGCTCCCAGTCTAA
- a CDS encoding tetratricopeptide repeat protein yields MILARFPELGEHTVAPPALRPFSGISEAERELSVCCRAAPAPRTYAMLGNVLVREGRYVDALEAYRSAAELDPSDASAHWACAEIAHVLDDLATSRFHRTCALTLRRVYPDPLPVGSRTPILLLLRDAPYSVNTPLELILDRSRVAVHKYYVEEDAEPTLPLFALAFCAFGAAEAAAPAIRRVAALTARASAAFNDPALLNGTAREALAHTLDGIDGVLAAQASVVTREQSGSIAIPALVRPVDTHAGDGLAYLTDAADLERHLARFAAARYHVGRFIEYRSADGFYRKFRAIFVDGVAYPYHLAIAPQWSVHYQTSPMRESPALRAEERAFLEAPERVVPAWNRLMPQIARAIGLDYFGIDATVLPDGRLFVFEADAGMLVHDEDARDVFAYKRPHVARIREALHAAIAVRTQPKTL; encoded by the coding sequence ATGATCCTCGCGCGCTTTCCTGAATTGGGCGAGCATACGGTTGCCCCGCCGGCGCTTCGTCCGTTCAGCGGAATCAGCGAGGCGGAACGCGAGCTGAGCGTGTGCTGCCGCGCCGCGCCTGCACCGCGCACGTACGCCATGCTCGGGAACGTGCTCGTACGCGAAGGACGGTACGTCGACGCGCTGGAGGCCTATCGCAGCGCCGCCGAACTCGACCCTTCCGATGCGTCCGCGCATTGGGCCTGTGCGGAGATCGCGCACGTACTCGACGATCTCGCGACGAGCCGGTTCCATCGCACGTGCGCGCTGACGCTGCGCCGCGTCTACCCGGATCCGTTGCCGGTCGGCTCGCGTACGCCGATCCTGCTGCTCTTACGCGATGCCCCTTACAGCGTCAACACGCCGCTGGAGCTGATTCTCGACCGCTCGCGCGTCGCCGTACACAAATACTACGTCGAGGAGGACGCGGAGCCGACGCTTCCGCTGTTCGCGCTGGCATTCTGCGCGTTCGGCGCAGCCGAGGCCGCCGCGCCGGCGATCCGGCGCGTCGCGGCGCTGACCGCTCGAGCCTCCGCCGCCTTCAACGACCCGGCTCTCCTGAACGGCACGGCGCGCGAAGCGCTCGCGCACACCCTGGACGGTATCGACGGCGTGCTTGCCGCGCAGGCGAGCGTCGTGACGCGCGAGCAGAGCGGATCGATCGCGATCCCGGCCTTGGTCCGGCCGGTGGATACGCACGCGGGCGACGGCCTTGCCTACCTGACCGATGCGGCGGACCTGGAGCGCCACCTCGCGCGCTTCGCCGCCGCGCGCTATCACGTCGGCCGATTCATCGAGTATCGAAGCGCCGACGGCTTCTACCGGAAATTCCGCGCGATCTTCGTGGACGGCGTCGCCTACCCATATCATTTGGCAATCGCGCCGCAGTGGAGCGTGCATTATCAGACCAGTCCGATGCGCGAGTCGCCCGCGCTGCGCGCGGAGGAGCGAGCCTTTCTCGAGGCGCCCGAACGGGTTGTGCCGGCCTGGAACCGGCTGATGCCGCAGATCGCGCGTGCAATCGGACTCGACTACTTCGGCATCGATGCGACCGTACTCCCGGACGGGCGGCTCTTCGTATTCGAAGCCGATGCCGGGATGCTCGTTCACGACGAAGATGCGCGCGACGTCTTTGCCTACAAGCGGCCGCACGTCGCGCGCATTCGCGAAGCGCTACACGCAGCTATTGCAGTCCGTACGCAGCCAAAAACTCTTTGA
- a CDS encoding dienelactone hydrolase family protein — protein sequence MSSSTERIALDVADGTTMSAYVARPRSGGAAGMMVFQEAFGVNAHIRSIADRFAELGFVAIAPELFHRTGPGFEGSYTDFEGAREHMAGLRPEGLNADIDATYAWLRTRGLDARRIGAIGFCMGGRVAYMANARAELGGAVSFYGGGIVPDLLGLATAQSGPILMFWGGLDGHIGPDQYRAVSDALTAAKANHEQVIFSQADHGFFCDARASYNAIAARQAWALVKEFLAAYGLQ from the coding sequence GTGTCCTCTTCAACCGAACGCATTGCGCTCGACGTCGCCGATGGAACGACGATGAGTGCCTATGTTGCGCGACCGCGTTCCGGCGGCGCAGCCGGAATGATGGTTTTTCAGGAGGCTTTCGGCGTGAACGCGCACATCCGCTCGATCGCCGACCGTTTCGCGGAGCTGGGCTTCGTCGCGATCGCGCCCGAGCTGTTTCACCGCACCGGGCCCGGCTTCGAAGGCAGCTACACCGATTTCGAAGGGGCGCGAGAACACATGGCGGGCCTGCGGCCGGAGGGGTTGAACGCCGACATCGATGCAACCTACGCATGGCTGCGGACACGAGGTCTGGACGCGCGGCGCATCGGCGCGATCGGGTTTTGCATGGGCGGACGCGTCGCGTACATGGCCAACGCACGCGCCGAGCTCGGTGGAGCGGTCTCGTTCTACGGCGGCGGCATCGTGCCGGATCTACTCGGCCTAGCCACCGCCCAGAGCGGGCCGATCCTGATGTTTTGGGGCGGGCTCGACGGGCACATCGGACCCGATCAATACCGCGCCGTCTCCGACGCGCTCACGGCCGCCAAGGCCAATCACGAACAAGTGATCTTTTCCCAGGCCGACCACGGCTTCTTTTGTGATGCGCGCGCCAGTTACAACGCGATCGCCGCACGGCAAGCGTGGGCGCTGGTCAAAGAGTTTTTGGCTGCGTACGGACTGCAATAG
- a CDS encoding GerMN domain-containing protein: protein MRSLRIVFAVVVVALAAAAGWYFLHPRAPGGENLTVYYTKLDGTTLGSWQVSTRTAQPGEESAARLHDLATYAAVQAVAGPPPDIQAVRFPSGTRVLDVAVNGPTAVVDLHMGPSDGGSFQETGEFKGLVYTLTGIPSINAVQITIEGRTVETLPGGHLELDEPLRRSDW, encoded by the coding sequence GTGCGATCGTTGCGAATCGTTTTTGCGGTCGTCGTCGTCGCGCTGGCAGCGGCCGCCGGATGGTATTTTCTACATCCGCGCGCGCCGGGCGGCGAGAACCTCACCGTCTACTATACGAAACTTGACGGCACCACACTTGGATCCTGGCAGGTTTCCACCCGCACCGCGCAGCCGGGCGAGGAGAGTGCTGCGCGCTTGCACGACCTGGCGACCTACGCGGCGGTTCAAGCGGTGGCCGGGCCGCCGCCGGATATCCAGGCGGTGCGCTTTCCCAGCGGCACACGCGTGCTCGACGTTGCGGTCAACGGGCCGACCGCCGTGGTCGATCTGCATATGGGACCGAGTGACGGCGGCTCATTCCAAGAAACCGGCGAGTTCAAAGGTCTGGTGTATACGCTAACGGGAATTCCCTCTATCAATGCGGTCCAGATTACGATCGAGGGCCGAACTGTAGAGACGCTCCCGGGGGGACATCTTGAGCTCGATGAACCGCTTCGCCGCTCGGATTGGTAG
- a CDS encoding N-acetylmuramoyl-L-alanine amidase produces MNRFAARIGSACAIFVLLATTVVRADTVSYAFERSSITFTHITHTGGATAIGIDDPALRSLLKALGAALTWRAGDRTVLIATSAPEVISFGVGDDQYSIGALTAQAGFAPYMNGTEVYLPFDDLMRALGVAPAGGVLERLLTSVDVEGYGPQAVVVARGGGILHGRAIGDTPDHLVYEFDGVGTTLAPERTVNAGGIRDLQITSEGSVRDPKTYLSFDLAPNTRHDPPQSGSGEFEIAFGANGSAPPLMEPLRESLAVAGAAALAVVAEATTAPAPVVTASPLANAPAAANATVDSVSVSTLADGSETVAIGVTGDASYEWHRLRAPDDRFWIDIKNAQLAGGPLEQAEANPLIALRVRQIDPQTVRVALSLAGDTALAVSPSASGITVNVGTTMVGESAPREGTGTIGAVVSANEPQPSITPVPADEYGASNSGDDTSWKFGPRGYVPTNPKLIVIDPGHGGDDRGSVHGDLQEAVLTLDMAKRVQSILIARGWQVKMTRTTDHDVDATPTSTAEAKKMGYDNDAADDLQARDDIANESGARLFVSIHCNAYINSGPNGTTVYYYKPIDQPLAQIMDRDIAMAGLAKDDGIVKEHLYVTAHADMPAVLIETAFLTNPGDYAKLSSPDWRAQMAQAIANGIDQYAREYPVVGSTQQ; encoded by the coding sequence ATGAACCGCTTCGCCGCTCGGATTGGTAGCGCGTGTGCGATCTTCGTGCTGCTCGCAACGACCGTCGTCCGTGCCGACACGGTTAGCTACGCATTCGAACGATCGTCGATAACCTTCACCCACATCACCCATACTGGAGGCGCAACCGCGATCGGCATCGACGATCCGGCGCTGCGCTCGCTGCTCAAAGCGCTCGGCGCCGCGCTGACCTGGCGCGCGGGAGACCGCACCGTGCTGATTGCAACGTCCGCGCCCGAGGTGATCAGCTTCGGCGTCGGCGACGACCAGTACAGCATCGGCGCGCTCACCGCGCAGGCCGGCTTTGCACCGTATATGAACGGCACCGAAGTCTACCTTCCATTCGACGACCTGATGCGCGCGCTCGGCGTCGCGCCTGCGGGCGGCGTGCTCGAACGGCTCCTCACGTCGGTCGACGTCGAAGGATATGGTCCGCAGGCGGTGGTGGTCGCGCGCGGCGGCGGAATCTTGCACGGGCGCGCGATCGGCGATACACCCGATCACCTCGTCTACGAATTCGACGGAGTGGGAACTACGCTCGCGCCCGAACGTACGGTCAACGCGGGCGGCATCCGCGATCTGCAGATTACATCCGAGGGAAGCGTGCGCGATCCGAAAACCTACCTCTCATTCGATCTCGCACCGAACACGCGGCACGATCCGCCGCAGTCGGGAAGCGGCGAATTCGAGATCGCTTTCGGCGCGAACGGCAGCGCTCCGCCGTTGATGGAGCCGCTGCGCGAATCCCTTGCCGTCGCGGGCGCCGCAGCGCTGGCGGTCGTGGCGGAAGCGACGACCGCGCCCGCTCCGGTAGTGACGGCATCTCCGCTCGCAAATGCGCCCGCGGCGGCGAACGCCACCGTCGACAGCGTCAGCGTGAGCACACTCGCCGACGGCAGCGAAACAGTGGCGATCGGCGTGACCGGCGATGCATCCTACGAGTGGCATCGTCTGCGCGCGCCGGACGACCGCTTCTGGATCGACATCAAAAACGCACAGCTTGCGGGCGGCCCGCTGGAACAAGCCGAGGCCAATCCGTTGATCGCGCTGCGCGTGCGCCAGATCGATCCGCAAACGGTTCGCGTTGCGCTCTCGCTCGCCGGCGACACGGCGCTCGCGGTTTCACCCTCGGCGAGCGGAATCACGGTGAACGTCGGAACGACGATGGTCGGCGAGAGCGCGCCGCGCGAGGGCACGGGCACGATCGGCGCGGTGGTCTCCGCCAACGAACCGCAGCCCTCGATCACGCCGGTTCCGGCCGACGAGTACGGCGCGAGCAATTCGGGCGACGACACCAGCTGGAAATTCGGCCCGCGCGGCTACGTGCCGACCAATCCGAAGCTGATCGTCATCGATCCGGGGCACGGCGGCGACGATCGCGGCTCGGTTCACGGTGATCTTCAAGAAGCCGTGCTCACCCTCGACATGGCCAAGCGCGTGCAGTCGATTCTGATTGCGCGCGGCTGGCAAGTGAAGATGACGCGCACGACCGATCACGACGTCGACGCGACGCCGACCAGCACGGCTGAAGCGAAGAAAATGGGATACGACAACGACGCCGCCGACGATTTGCAGGCGCGCGACGACATCGCCAACGAGAGCGGCGCTCGATTGTTCGTCAGCATCCACTGCAATGCGTACATCAATAGCGGACCGAATGGAACGACGGTCTACTACTACAAACCGATTGATCAGCCGTTGGCTCAGATCATGGATCGCGACATCGCAATGGCCGGTCTCGCGAAAGACGACGGCATCGTCAAGGAGCACTTGTACGTAACCGCACATGCCGACATGCCGGCTGTATTGATCGAGACGGCGTTTCTGACCAATCCGGGCGATTACGCCAAGCTTTCCTCACCCGATTGGCGCGCGCAGATGGCCCAGGCGATCGCCAACGGCATCGACCAGTATGCGCGCGAGTACCCGGTCGTCGGCAGCACGCAGCAGTGA
- the murI gene encoding glutamate racemase, with product MIGLFDSGLGGLTVIRRVRERLPDVDILYFADQAHVPYGGRAPDDLFALVQSNLAWLDERGVEAIVMACNTSCAIADVYGWPSTRAEVFDLLDSATIALQRRAARRVGVVATEATVRSGAYGRRIRNAIQQSEVWEVAAPQLVPLVEAGEHESEAARIAVARVCAELPPGLDAVVYGCTHYPVLEAHFRAALGPAVELVDPAFVQAARLAEFLALDETPVGSGTTRYVTSGDPERFRASVARIMEERTPVIMTTSLLSS from the coding sequence GTGATCGGCCTGTTCGATTCGGGACTGGGCGGGTTGACCGTCATCCGGCGCGTACGCGAACGCCTGCCGGACGTCGACATCCTCTATTTCGCCGATCAAGCGCACGTGCCGTACGGCGGACGCGCGCCGGACGATCTCTTCGCGTTGGTGCAGAGCAACCTCGCCTGGCTCGACGAGCGCGGGGTTGAGGCGATCGTCATGGCGTGCAACACTTCCTGCGCGATCGCAGACGTGTACGGATGGCCCTCCACCCGCGCCGAGGTGTTCGACCTGCTCGACTCGGCGACGATCGCGCTGCAGCGGCGCGCCGCGCGGCGCGTGGGTGTCGTCGCGACCGAGGCGACCGTTCGGTCCGGGGCGTACGGCCGGCGCATTCGCAACGCCATCCAGCAGAGTGAAGTGTGGGAAGTCGCCGCTCCGCAATTGGTGCCGCTGGTCGAAGCGGGCGAACACGAGAGCGAGGCAGCGCGCATCGCCGTCGCGCGCGTTTGCGCGGAGCTTCCGCCCGGGCTCGACGCAGTCGTCTACGGCTGCACGCACTACCCGGTGCTCGAGGCGCATTTTCGCGCTGCGCTCGGACCGGCCGTTGAATTGGTCGATCCCGCGTTCGTCCAGGCGGCGCGGCTGGCGGAGTTCTTGGCGCTCGACGAAACGCCGGTCGGCTCCGGAACGACACGTTACGTAACCAGCGGCGATCCCGAGCGCTTTCGCGCCAGCGTCGCCCGCATCATGGAAGAACGCACGCCGGTGATCATGACTACCTCGCTCCTGTCATCCTGA